ATCGACCTGAATCCCTAGATGGGACAGGGTCCCTGGCGTTTCGATGGCCCTGAAGGGCCGGTCTCTGACCATCGCATCGCTGGCATTCAGGGCCAGGTTCAAGCCGGGATTGTCCAGGTCAAACTTGGCGTAATCAGCCTTATACTTCACGGGCTCCGTCCCCAACATGGCCCGGTAGAAGCTGACAGAGCGGTGCAGATCGGCCACATGCAGGGCCACATGGGTCTTGAGATTAGCCATGGGAGACTCCTTTGGTATTTTCCTAAACATCGAAATAAACCACGTCAACATCGGTAATCGTAGTCTCGATGAGACGTCAGTTGATTAGCTCAACTCCCTGTGTAGTCAAGGCTGTAGATTCAGCTATAGCTGTGCCAAAAACTCCAGGTTTCTAGATGGACGTGGTTTAAAGAGCAAAAAAATCATCGCGTCAGTCGCAGCAGCCAGAACTGCCCTCGGCCTCGCCCCAGTCTGATGGCCAGGCTGATGGGTCGAAGGCAACCACCTGGTTGCGGGTGCAGCATTCTGCGAACAAGAAGTCGATCAGGGACTTTAACACCTGCGATCGCACCGCGTACCAAATCCACTGCCGATCTTTCTTCGCCGTGACAATCCCCACCTGCCGCAGCTTATCTAGGTGGTGAGACAGGGTTGGGGCAGAAATCCCCAGCTCCTTTTGGATCTCGCCAGCCGGCAGTCCCTGGGGATAGGCCGAGAGTAATAACCGCACAATCCGTAGGCGCGAAGGTTGCCCCAAGGCGGCAAAGGTGGCGGCGATGCCGTCGATGGAGGATGGAGATGAATGACTTGCTTCCATATTTATATAATCATCAAAATACACGCAACCGTCAAGCCGCCGACGCCCAAATTTGATTCCGCATGGCCTCAGCTACCTGATGGAGACAATAGCGGCATAGCGCAGGAAACCCAGCCACAAGGCCTCCTTAAAAGCCGCCTTGCTTAGTGGGGGGTGAGTTGTCAAGATCTATGCCAGCTCCCAATTGATGCAGGGCCGCCAAGATCTCATCCAGTAGTTCCTCTGACCCTTCGCCCATATTTTCCTCGGCTGCTACCTGTAGCTCCCGGGCATCGTATTCCCAACGGCGTAGAATCTCAACCTTCTGGGCATGGCTCAGATCTTGGGCATCGCATACGGCCCCTGGCGAGGCGAATACGCT
This portion of the Halomicronema hongdechloris C2206 genome encodes:
- a CDS encoding ArsI/CadI family heavy metal resistance metalloenzyme; the protein is MANLKTHVALHVADLHRSVSFYRAMLGTEPVKYKADYAKFDLDNPGLNLALNASDAMVRDRPFRAIETPGTLSHLGIQVDSREAVREAISRFQTAGLITFAEPDTDCCYALQDKVWVTDPDGNRWEIFVVTIADTTPDMNLTTSQDQRACCD
- a CDS encoding ArsR/SmtB family transcription factor, with the translated sequence MEASHSSPSSIDGIAATFAALGQPSRLRIVRLLLSAYPQGLPAGEIQKELGISAPTLSHHLDKLRQVGIVTAKKDRQWIWYAVRSQVLKSLIDFLFAECCTRNQVVAFDPSAWPSDWGEAEGSSGCCD